The following proteins come from a genomic window of Geomonas sp. RF6:
- a CDS encoding precorrin-2 dehydrogenase/sirohydrochlorin ferrochelatase family protein: MRCYPINLNLHGKKVVIIGGGRVAARKAGRLVAAGASVTVIAPELCNQLQAIVSAGNATHLARGYSEGDLAGAFLAFAATDDEATNASVATEARRIGVLVDRVDAPADSDFGTPALLCRGDLQITVSTGGVSPALSRKIVETLETQFGPEYAEALELLGRVREKILTAKAGSEYNEPIFSELAALDLPAMIKNGSRDEALQTLLKLLGPEFAQVLSAAVKKDPS; the protein is encoded by the coding sequence TTGCGCTGTTACCCGATCAACCTGAACCTCCACGGCAAAAAAGTCGTCATCATCGGCGGGGGTCGGGTCGCCGCGCGCAAGGCCGGACGTCTCGTCGCCGCCGGCGCCTCCGTCACCGTCATCGCCCCTGAACTTTGCAACCAGCTCCAAGCCATCGTCTCCGCCGGGAACGCGACCCACCTCGCCAGGGGTTACTCCGAGGGGGATCTCGCCGGCGCCTTTCTCGCCTTTGCCGCCACCGACGATGAAGCGACCAATGCCTCCGTCGCGACGGAGGCCCGCCGCATCGGGGTCCTAGTCGATCGGGTGGACGCCCCGGCGGACTCCGATTTCGGCACTCCCGCCCTCCTTTGCCGCGGCGACTTGCAGATCACCGTCTCCACCGGCGGAGTGAGCCCCGCGCTCTCCCGCAAGATCGTGGAGACGCTGGAAACGCAATTCGGACCGGAGTACGCAGAGGCTCTGGAGCTTCTCGGACGCGTCCGTGAAAAGATATTGACTGCCAAGGCAGGTAGCGAATACAATGAGCCGATTTTTTCCGAGCTCGCCGCGCTCGACCTCCCTGCCATGATCAAAAACGGCTCCCGGGACGAAGCACTCCAGACGCTCCTAAAACTCCTGGGCCCCGAATTCGCACAGGTCCTCTCCGCAGCGGTAAAAAAGGATCCTTCATGA
- the ccsB gene encoding c-type cytochrome biogenesis protein CcsB gives MNALLFNSALAIYSAATAVYLAFLVKPRDIFGRAAHWLISTGFLVHLIFTLNRFREAGHFPITNLHESLSFFSLAVIGVFIVCERRYHVFILGSFVTPLALLFLALSAGYPSDIMPLNPALKSGWLSIHTALAFLGYAAFAISFGVSIMYLIQSHYLKKKKLGALFQKLPPLDLLDEISYRCLTWGFPLLTFAIISGAIWAETAWGTYWSWDPKETWSLITWFVYAALLHGRLTTGWRGRKAAFLSILGFAILLFTFLGLNFLPPGLHSYK, from the coding sequence ATGAACGCGTTGCTCTTCAATTCCGCCCTGGCCATCTACTCAGCCGCCACCGCCGTATACCTCGCCTTTCTGGTCAAGCCGCGGGACATCTTTGGGCGCGCCGCTCACTGGCTCATATCGACGGGCTTTCTCGTCCATCTCATCTTCACCCTGAACCGCTTCCGCGAGGCGGGACACTTTCCGATAACAAACCTGCACGAATCCCTCTCCTTCTTCAGCCTCGCCGTCATCGGCGTCTTCATCGTCTGCGAGAGGCGCTACCACGTCTTTATCCTCGGGTCCTTCGTAACTCCTCTGGCGCTCCTTTTCCTGGCGCTTTCGGCAGGGTACCCTTCGGACATCATGCCGCTCAACCCGGCGCTCAAGAGCGGCTGGCTCTCGATCCACACCGCCCTCGCCTTCCTGGGATACGCTGCCTTCGCCATCTCCTTCGGCGTCAGCATCATGTACCTCATACAGTCGCACTACCTGAAGAAAAAGAAGCTCGGCGCCCTCTTCCAGAAGCTCCCCCCCCTCGACCTTCTGGACGAGATCAGCTACCGCTGCCTGACCTGGGGCTTCCCGCTTCTGACTTTTGCCATCATCTCCGGCGCCATCTGGGCGGAAACCGCCTGGGGCACCTACTGGAGTTGGGACCCGAAGGAGACATGGTCCCTCATAACCTGGTTTGTGTACGCAGCACTCCTGCACGGTCGTCTCACCACCGGTTGGCGCGGCAGAAAGGCCGCGTTCCTCTCCATTCTCGGCTTTGCGATCCTCCTTTTCACCTTCCTGGGGCTGAATTTCCTTCCGCCGGGGCTGCACAGCTACAAATGA
- the lipA gene encoding lipoyl synthase codes for MDPLRKPHWLQKKINPGAHGEMEGLLSELRLETVCQQAHCPNITECFSRSQATFLILGRICTRHCSFCNVSKEAPRPPDPQEPGNVAQAVQRLKLAHVVVTSPTRDDLPDGGAAHFAETVRQIRRASPETAVELLVPDFAGDEGALSVVLQSAPEILGHNLETVPRLYFIRAGADYGRSLQLLARAHQLAPQLKTKSGLMLGLGEEEEELFAVLEELRATGCSYLSLGQYLAPSRQHYPVQRYLEPELFERYREKALSLGFLHVESAPYVRSSYHAQDYESKRIGRNRCRPE; via the coding sequence ATGGATCCGTTGCGGAAACCACATTGGCTGCAGAAAAAGATCAACCCCGGCGCTCACGGAGAGATGGAGGGGCTGCTGAGCGAGCTGCGTCTCGAGACGGTCTGCCAGCAGGCGCATTGCCCGAACATCACCGAGTGCTTTTCCAGGAGCCAGGCCACCTTCCTCATCCTCGGCCGCATCTGCACGAGGCACTGTTCGTTCTGCAACGTTTCGAAGGAAGCGCCACGCCCCCCTGATCCGCAGGAGCCGGGAAACGTGGCGCAGGCGGTGCAGCGGCTGAAGCTTGCCCACGTGGTGGTGACGAGCCCCACGCGCGACGACCTCCCAGACGGAGGCGCGGCACACTTCGCGGAGACGGTCCGGCAGATTCGGCGGGCCTCTCCGGAGACCGCGGTGGAGCTTCTGGTGCCGGATTTTGCCGGAGACGAAGGGGCGCTGTCGGTGGTGCTGCAGAGCGCTCCGGAGATACTGGGGCACAATCTCGAGACGGTGCCGCGGCTGTACTTCATCCGCGCCGGCGCCGACTACGGCCGGTCTCTTCAGCTACTGGCGAGGGCACACCAGCTTGCACCGCAGCTGAAGACGAAGTCGGGACTGATGCTTGGCCTCGGGGAAGAGGAAGAAGAGCTCTTCGCGGTGCTGGAAGAGCTCCGCGCGACGGGATGCTCATACTTGAGCCTCGGGCAGTACCTCGCCCCGAGCCGGCAGCATTACCCGGTGCAGCGCTACCTCGAGCCGGAGCTTTTCGAGCGCTACCGGGAGAAGGCCCTCTCCCTGGGGTTCCTCCACGTGGAAAGCGCCCCCTACGTGCGCAGCTCGTACCATGCGCAGGACTATGAATCGAAAAGGATAGGACGGAATCGATGTAGGCCGGAATAA
- a CDS encoding M23 family metallopeptidase: protein MLHRTLALGAILFTALSVCPAPAEARRTSPVDGGTVTSGTGWRLDPFGTGRMMYHNGYDIAVPMGTPVHPVESGTVYFAGTYKGYGEMVAIDHGNGYLTIYGHNSAVKVRAGEKVTSDSVIALSGTSGRSTGPHVHYEMRMLPNYQKVQRAKMEKDLKQLVENKIGGWVEGQVKGNAGPHLNGGGMGGGSEFYLPDDLNE, encoded by the coding sequence ATGCTTCACCGCACTCTCGCCCTTGGCGCGATCCTTTTCACCGCACTTTCCGTCTGCCCCGCTCCAGCCGAAGCCCGCAGGACTTCCCCCGTCGATGGCGGCACGGTCACGTCCGGGACCGGGTGGCGCCTCGACCCCTTCGGCACCGGGAGGATGATGTACCACAACGGCTACGACATCGCCGTCCCGATGGGGACTCCCGTGCACCCCGTCGAATCGGGAACCGTCTATTTCGCCGGCACCTACAAGGGGTACGGCGAGATGGTCGCCATCGACCACGGCAACGGCTACCTCACCATCTATGGCCACAACTCCGCCGTGAAGGTGCGTGCAGGGGAGAAGGTCACCAGCGACAGCGTCATCGCCCTCTCCGGCACCAGTGGCAGGTCGACCGGCCCCCACGTCCACTACGAGATGCGGATGCTCCCCAATTACCAGAAGGTGCAGCGCGCCAAGATGGAGAAGGACCTGAAACAGCTTGTGGAGAATAAGATCGGTGGCTGGGTGGAAGGTCAGGTGAAAGGGAATGCGGGACCGCATCTCAACGGGGGGGGGATGGGTGGAGGGAGCGAATTCTACCTGCCGGATGACCTGAACGAGTAG
- a CDS encoding lipoate--protein ligase family protein, producing MRENGGAWRLVDSGRLDGPANMALDEALLESFAAGASPPVLRLYGWSPAALSVGRYQDAAASLNLPVCSGDGVDVVRRMTGGGIIYHDHELTYSLVCSPSHLGHISSVKDGFRQLCAFLMSTYRGLGLDPAFATECSDDEVRFGAATPFCFAGREAYDIVVGGRKLGGNAQRRKRDLIFQHGSIPLSSRVARGLRYLREPAPGAERAVSLEELGVTVPVETLKEALAASFEADVQVTLKPHPVTAQEWENVQRLLDEKYRCERWTLKGDAGK from the coding sequence GTGAGAGAAAACGGAGGCGCGTGGCGCCTGGTTGACAGCGGGAGGCTGGACGGCCCCGCCAACATGGCGCTCGACGAGGCACTCCTGGAGAGCTTTGCCGCCGGCGCTTCCCCTCCGGTACTTCGCCTCTACGGCTGGAGCCCGGCCGCCCTGAGCGTCGGGCGCTACCAGGATGCCGCAGCTTCCCTGAACCTGCCGGTCTGCAGCGGCGACGGCGTCGACGTCGTTCGGCGCATGACCGGCGGCGGCATCATCTACCATGACCACGAGCTCACCTACAGCCTCGTCTGCTCACCCTCCCATCTCGGCCACATCTCCAGCGTAAAGGACGGCTTTCGCCAGCTCTGCGCTTTCCTCATGAGCACCTACCGCGGACTCGGGCTCGATCCCGCGTTTGCGACGGAGTGCAGCGACGACGAGGTCCGCTTCGGAGCGGCGACACCCTTTTGCTTTGCGGGGAGGGAAGCGTACGACATCGTGGTGGGGGGGCGGAAGCTGGGGGGGAACGCGCAGCGCAGGAAACGCGACCTCATCTTCCAGCACGGGTCTATCCCGCTGTCGAGCCGCGTGGCCCGGGGGTTGCGCTACCTGCGCGAGCCGGCTCCGGGAGCAGAGCGCGCCGTAAGTCTCGAAGAGCTCGGCGTAACCGTACCGGTGGAGACACTGAAGGAAGCGCTGGCGGCCTCGTTTGAGGCAGATGTGCAGGTGACGCTGAAGCCTCATCCGGTAACGGCGCAGGAATGGGAAAACGTGCAGAGGCTTCTGGACGAAAAGTACCGGTGCGAACGGTGGACCCTCAAGGGAGACGCCGGGAAGTAA
- the trxA gene encoding thioredoxin — translation MASEHVHAFTDDNFEKEVLQSDIPVLVDFWATWCAPCKAISPLIDSIAEEYQGRVKVGKVNVDDNPATPGKYGVRGIPTVILLKDGKVLDQVVGAIPKSQLEALIKKAL, via the coding sequence ATGGCCAGTGAACACGTGCATGCATTCACCGATGACAACTTTGAAAAAGAAGTTCTTCAGTCCGATATACCGGTGCTGGTAGATTTTTGGGCCACCTGGTGCGCCCCCTGCAAGGCTATCTCCCCCCTCATCGATTCCATCGCAGAGGAGTACCAGGGGCGCGTTAAGGTCGGGAAGGTAAACGTTGACGACAACCCCGCTACTCCGGGAAAATACGGCGTGCGCGGCATCCCCACCGTCATCCTCCTGAAGGACGGCAAGGTGCTCGATCAGGTCGTCGGTGCGATCCCCAAATCACAGCTGGAGGCGCTGATCAAGAAGGCCCTTTAA
- a CDS encoding TlpA family protein disulfide reductase encodes MKRVLARISRYSLPLAVAGMLMNAVPAAAILQKGDVAPPIKLTTTAGQPISLANYRGYVLVMDFFATWCVPCKNSIPHLNTLNRKYGKQGLQILGVSVDEGGEKEVKSFSAEKKIGYPIAIAGEDMQTDYGLRSVPTIYIINKRGVVAEKFQGYSEQTGKAIEDTIRRLIAEQ; translated from the coding sequence ATGAAAAGAGTTCTCGCCAGAATCAGTCGATACTCTCTCCCCTTAGCGGTTGCCGGCATGCTGATGAATGCAGTGCCGGCCGCCGCTATTTTGCAGAAAGGGGATGTCGCTCCTCCCATCAAGCTGACCACCACTGCAGGACAACCGATCTCCCTCGCGAACTACCGCGGCTATGTGCTCGTCATGGACTTCTTCGCCACGTGGTGCGTCCCGTGCAAGAATTCCATTCCGCATCTCAATACGCTCAATCGCAAGTACGGGAAGCAGGGGCTGCAGATCCTGGGAGTCAGTGTGGATGAGGGGGGGGAGAAAGAGGTGAAGTCCTTCTCCGCCGAGAAGAAGATCGGCTATCCGATCGCCATAGCCGGTGAAGATATGCAGACCGATTACGGCCTGCGCTCTGTGCCCACCATCTACATCATCAACAAAAGAGGGGTGGTCGCGGAGAAATTCCAGGGGTATTCCGAGCAGACCGGCAAAGCGATAGAGGACACAATCAGAAGGCTCATCGCCGAACAGTGA